In Prunus dulcis chromosome 1, ALMONDv2, whole genome shotgun sequence, the following are encoded in one genomic region:
- the LOC117626748 gene encoding WAT1-related protein At3g28050-like isoform X1: MAMGISMPFVGMVMVILAQVTSLILNKEAMASGLSEYVLAVYSFALAALIILPFCFFFNRSERPPLSFSIISRLFLLSFIGSSGLLMGLAGLNYASATLNTAMLNLIPAFTFILALLFRMEKLNWRSSSSQAKTIGTVVSITGAFVVTFYKGPAVIHARLSSAGTGLFSNLFLFSEKSHWVLGGLLLAADSFLTSLWFIVQASILKKYPAVLITVFFYCFFVCIQCALVSLILVQDLSAWRLKPNIGLLAVLYYGIVGISFRTNMCTWCLQRTGPVYVSMFKPLAVVFADVIDVIFLGQALYLGSLIGAAVIISGLYVVIWGKAREEKSNENSGEGQNCLESSTERVPLL; encoded by the exons ATGGCGATGGGGATTTCAATGCCCTTTGTGGGAATGGTGATGGTGATTCTTGCTCAGGTGACTAGTTTGATACTAAACAAGGAAGCCATGGCCAGCGGACTGAGTGAATATGTTCTTGCTGTCTACTCTTTTGCTCTAGCTGCTCTCATTATTCTCcctttttgcttcttcttcaacag ATCAGAGCGTCCCCCACTCAGCTTCTCCATCATCTCGAGATTATTCTTACTCAGCTTTATTGG ATCTTCTGGACTGTTAATGGGACTTGCTGGTTTAAACTATGCCTCTGCTACACTTAACACAGCCATGCTTAATCTCATTCCAGCCTTTACATTCATACTTGCCTTACTTTTCAG GATGGAAAAGCTAAATTGGAGGAGCTCAAGCAGCCAAGCTAAAACTATAGGAACTGTAGTGTCAATTACAGGGGCATTTGTTGTGACCTTCTACAAGGGCCCTGCAGTTATACACGCACGCTTGTCCTCTGCTGGGACTGGCCTATTCAGTAATCTATTTCTCTTCTCAGAAAAATCACATTGGGTCCTTGGAGGGCTACTTCTAGCAGCTGACTCCTTCTTGACCTCATTATGGTTTATTGTGCAG GCCTCAATTCTTAAGAAGTACCCTGCAGTGCTGATCACAGTCTTCTTTTACTGCTTCTTTGTCTGCATACAATGTGCATTAGTCTCACTGATACTTGTACAAGACCTAAGTGCTTGGAGGCTAAAACCTAATATTGGATTGCTTGCAGTTTTATACTAC GGGATTGTGGGGATTTCATTTCGTACCAACATGTGTACATGGTGCCTGCAGAGAACAGGACCTGTGTATGTTTCTATGTTCAAGCCCCTTGCCGTGGTTTTCGCAGATGTCATCGATGTAATTTTTCTGGGACAAGCTCTCTATCTTGGAAG CTTGATTGGAGCAGCTGTAATTATCTCTGGTCTTTATGTTGTGATATGGGGAAAGGCCAGAGAAGAGAAGTCAAATGAAAACAGTGGAGAAGGGCAGAATTGCTTAGAATCATCCACTGAAAGGGTCCCCCTGCTGTAA
- the LOC117626748 gene encoding WAT1-related protein At5g40230-like isoform X2, which translates to MAMGISMPFVGMVMVILAQVTSLILNKEAMASGLSEYVLAVYSFALAALIILPFCFFFNRSERPPLSFSIISRLFLLSFIGSSGLLMGLAGLNYASATLNTAMLNLIPAFTFILALLFRMEKLNWRSSSSQAKTIGTVVSITGAFVVTFYKGPAVIHARLSSAGTGLFSNLFLFSEKSHWVLGGLLLAADSFLTSLWFIVQASILKKYPAVLITVFFYCFFVCIQCALVSLILVQDLSAWRLKPNIGLLAVLYYRTGPVYVSMFKPLAVVFADVIDVIFLGQALYLGSLIGAAVIISGLYVVIWGKAREEKSNENSGEGQNCLESSTERVPLL; encoded by the exons ATGGCGATGGGGATTTCAATGCCCTTTGTGGGAATGGTGATGGTGATTCTTGCTCAGGTGACTAGTTTGATACTAAACAAGGAAGCCATGGCCAGCGGACTGAGTGAATATGTTCTTGCTGTCTACTCTTTTGCTCTAGCTGCTCTCATTATTCTCcctttttgcttcttcttcaacag ATCAGAGCGTCCCCCACTCAGCTTCTCCATCATCTCGAGATTATTCTTACTCAGCTTTATTGG ATCTTCTGGACTGTTAATGGGACTTGCTGGTTTAAACTATGCCTCTGCTACACTTAACACAGCCATGCTTAATCTCATTCCAGCCTTTACATTCATACTTGCCTTACTTTTCAG GATGGAAAAGCTAAATTGGAGGAGCTCAAGCAGCCAAGCTAAAACTATAGGAACTGTAGTGTCAATTACAGGGGCATTTGTTGTGACCTTCTACAAGGGCCCTGCAGTTATACACGCACGCTTGTCCTCTGCTGGGACTGGCCTATTCAGTAATCTATTTCTCTTCTCAGAAAAATCACATTGGGTCCTTGGAGGGCTACTTCTAGCAGCTGACTCCTTCTTGACCTCATTATGGTTTATTGTGCAG GCCTCAATTCTTAAGAAGTACCCTGCAGTGCTGATCACAGTCTTCTTTTACTGCTTCTTTGTCTGCATACAATGTGCATTAGTCTCACTGATACTTGTACAAGACCTAAGTGCTTGGAGGCTAAAACCTAATATTGGATTGCTTGCAGTTTTATACTAC AGAACAGGACCTGTGTATGTTTCTATGTTCAAGCCCCTTGCCGTGGTTTTCGCAGATGTCATCGATGTAATTTTTCTGGGACAAGCTCTCTATCTTGGAAG CTTGATTGGAGCAGCTGTAATTATCTCTGGTCTTTATGTTGTGATATGGGGAAAGGCCAGAGAAGAGAAGTCAAATGAAAACAGTGGAGAAGGGCAGAATTGCTTAGAATCATCCACTGAAAGGGTCCCCCTGCTGTAA
- the LOC117616742 gene encoding WAT1-related protein At5g40230-like — protein sequence MRYNLQHVGDYWDYVPYQQVYMVPALQRKGPVCVSMFKPLAAVVKDVIDVIFLGQALYLGSLIGAGVIISGFYAVIWGKAREEKLHEDSEEGQSCLESSTDCKIRHRIAFYNCTTSIGENERNDKRGEDGKEE from the exons atGAGGTATAATTTACAACATGTAGGCGATTATTGGGATTACGTTCCGTATCAGCAGGTCTACATGGTGCCTGCACTGCAGAGAAAAGGACCTGTGTGTGTTTCTATGTTCAAGCCCCTTGCTGCTGTTGTCAAAGATGTCATTGATGTAATTTTTCTGGGACAAGCTCTGTATCTTGGGAG TTTGATTGGAGCAGGTGTAATTATCTCTGGCTTTTATGCTGTGATATGGGGAAAGGCCAGAGAAGAGAAGTTGCATGAGGACAGTGAAGAAGGGCAGAGTTGCTTAGAATCATCCACTGACTGCAAAATAAGACATAGAATTGCATTTTACAATTGTACGACG AGCATAGGGGAAAATGAGAGAAATGATAAGAGGGGAGAGGATGGGAaggaggagtaa
- the LOC117616752 gene encoding WAT1-related protein At5g40240-like, translated as MSMEIILPFLGMVMAILAQAANMIVNKAAMSKGSNKYIMVVYANGLSTLILLPPALFFHHRSGTPPLTFSILCRFFMLALFGCSAQIFGYVGIEYSSATLGTAMLNLVPAFTFILAIIFRMEKVQWRSSSSKAKILGTTASIAGAFVVTFYKGQPIMLLPSSHPPNLFSSKSNWVLGGLFLAADSFSSSLWYILQASTLKKYPAVVVIVCFQCLFSTIQSALFTLIAVKDASAWELRLDMGLIAVLYTAIVSIVLRYTLTTWCVWKAGALFCSMFKPLGIIFGVIMGAIFLGDPFYFGSLVGALIIVTGFYAVMWGKAKEEKLVEGGSRWESLGQNKVPLLQNNIQWVIILSKAAMSTGMSNLIFVFYSNALAALILLPTSLVFHRSRPTLTFSVLCWFFLLGLIGFVAQFVGYAGINYSSPTLGTAMLNLLPAFTFILAVIFRMEIVDWRSSSTLAKSLGTMLSISGAFIVTLYKGPALLLTSSTDILSHNQLFSQQSNWVIGGILLLVYCVLASSSYIIQASVIKKYPAELIMVFYYCFFVAIQAVVVSLIVETDLSAWSLKPKMRLIAVVYSAIFGSTFTIGVTTWCLHRAGPVFIAMFKPLGIIVAVSIGVTFVGDTFYLGSLVGAIVIVIGFYSVMWGKANEEKMDGGAETKSLATSNQWVPLLQNTLEEI; from the exons atgagcaTGGAGATTATACTGCCATTTCTAGGAATGGTGATGGCGATTCTGGCTCAAGCTGCAAATATGATAGTAAACAAAGCAGCCATGTCCAAAGGGAGCAACAAATACATTATGGTTGTGTATGCCAACGGCCTCTCCACTCTCATCCTTCTCCCTCCAGCCCTCTTCTTCCACCACAG ATCAGGGACCCCTCCCCTTACATTCTCCATACTCTGCAGATTCTTCATGCTTGCCCTGTTTGG ATGTTCTGCCCAGATATTTGGATATGTTGGTATAGAATACAGCTCTGCCACGCTTGGCACCGCCATGCTTAACCTCGTCCCAGCATTTACTTTCATACTTGCCATCATTTTCAg GATGGAAAAGGTGCAGTGGAGAAGCTCAAGCAGTaaagccaaaattttgggaaccACAGCATCAATCGCAGGAGCTTTTGTTGTAACATTCTACAAAGGCCAGCCAATCATGCTGCTACCATCATCACATCCACCCAATCTcttctcatcaaaatcaaattgggTTCTGGGAGGCCTTTTTCTTGCAGCTGATTCCTTCTCCAGTTCCTTATGGTACATTCTGCAG GCATCAACCCTGAAGAAGTACCCAGCAGTTGTGGTCATAGTCTGTTTTCAATGCTTATTCTCTACCATTCAGTCTGCATTATTTACTTTGATTGCAGTTAAAGATGCAAGTGCTTGGGAGTTAAGGTTGGATATGGGGCTGATTGCTGTTTTGTACACT GCAATTGTTTCAATCGTTCTCCGTTACACTTTAACCACCTGGTGTGTGTGGAAGGCTGGAGCTCTTTTTTGTTCTATGTTTAAGCCTCTTGGAATTATTTTTGGTGTGATCATGGGTGCCATCTTTTTGGGAGATCCATTCTATTTTGGGAG TTTGGTTGGCGCACTTATAATTGTTACTGGGTTTTATGCGGTGATGTGGGGAAAGGCCAAAGAAGAGAAGCTGGTGGAAGGTGGCAGTCGTTGGGAATCATTAGGTCAAAATAAGGTCCCTCTACTACAAAACAATATACAAT GGGTCATAATACTAAGTAAAGCAGCCATGTCTACTGGCATGAGCAACCTCATCTTTGTCTTCTACTCCAACGCTCTTGCTGCCCTCATCCTCCTCCCTACTTCTTTAGTCTTCCACAG ATCGCGTCCTACTCTCACTTTCTCTGTCCTCTGTTGGTTCTTCTTGCTTGGTCTAATTGG ATTCGTTGCGCAGTTTGTTGGGTATGCTGGGATTAATTACAGCTCTCCTACTCTTGGCACGGCTATGCTCAACCTCCTTCCTGCTTTTACCTTCATACTGGCAGTCATCTTCAG AATGGAAATAGTTGACTGGAGAAGCTCCAGTACCCTAGCTAAATCCTTGGGAACAATGCTTTCAATTTCAGGGGCATTCATTGTGACTCTTTACAAGGGCCCTGCACTTTTGTTGACATCCTCAACTGATATATTGTCTCATAACCAACTTTTCTCACAACAGTCAAACTGGGTCATTGGAGGAATTCTCCTTTTGGTTTATTGTGTGTTGGCTTCATCATCTTATATTATACAG GCATCAGTCATAAAGAAATACCCAGCAGAGCTAATTATGGtcttttattattgtttctttGTGGCTATTCAAGCTGTAGTAGTCTCTTTGATTGTAGAAACAGACCTAAGTGCTTGGAGCTTGAAACCTAAAATGAGGTTGATCGCTGTTGTATACTCG GCAATTTTTGGCTCGACATTTACGATTGGTGTAACCACATGGTGCCTTCATAGGGCAGGGCCTGTTTTTATAGCTATGTTTAAGCCTTTGGGGATTATTGTTGCAGTTTCCATTGGTGTTACTTTCGTTGGGGATACTTTCTACCTTGGAAG TTTGGTAGGAGCAATTGTAATTGTCATTGGTTTTTATTCGGTGATGTGGGGCAAAGCCAATGAAGAGAAGATGGATGGTGGTGCTGAGACAAAGAGCTTGGCAACAAGCAACCAGTGGGTCCCTCTATTACAAAACactcttgaagaaatataG